The DNA region GACACGGAGAAGCCGTCTGATGAAGAAGTTGCGCGCAAGTTTGGTTTTGAAGAAGACTACTACAATGGTACCGTATCCTGGTGGCAACAGCTCAAACCTCAAATGTGGTCTCTCTTTGACGAGCCATATAGTTCTAATGCTGCAAAGGTTTGTCCTTTTCAATAGTTTTCTAAACATagttgatatataatataatacatttattatcgACTagctgtaatttaaaaaaatattattgtttagttcgcagagttgtaaaataaaaaaaattctaaaataaaagtagcctaagtcactgctagtggaagtcccgtcaaaaccggtccggccgtttcagaaattagccggaacaaacattttggtatatgtaccatgtataaataaatatgcatttagtgaaaggcggttattttaatattataaacagacactccagttttgtttatttgtatagattttcatCTGTTTTGGACctgattatttgtaaattaatataaaagatttagttgattatacgagtatatatttttGCACAATACTCCCAATTTCACTTTAAGGCCACATATACTAGTATTAAGGCATTagtcacaaaataattttaaatattattcgttAGTTCTGTATATCGTTTagttgcatttatttttaatacaagtatATAAATCTTATTTGAGATAAGTGtgtggcataggcctctttccccatgtaggagaaggatcagagcttaatccaccacgctgctccaatgcgggttggcggatatattccctactatgagtaacgatcgctatcaggtgtacatgataacaaccgagaccgacggcttaacgtgctctccgaggcacggtggggagacccacaaggactgctcaaacacctagaccatggcaaacacctgtgtggccaatacaaatgtatgtcatgtgcggggatcgaacccgcaaccgccagcgcaaccggcacaatccatagctgtgaccgttgcgccaacgcggcggatAAGTgtgtaaaaatacaattatacatttCATGTCAAAACGTAATGGGCTCAATAGCTTTGCATTAATAGGTAACTAACATCCAgacctcatatttttttaatacattatcgCACCTAAAAAGATTATACAGAATTATCACGTAGTTATAAAGTTGAATACAAAGGGGTATATTGACTAGTAGGGAGTGGAATTATTACATCAGGTTAATGTAATCCATTAGCGTTAAGCAGATTATTACCGAAGAATAGACCGTGCttacttttaaattcaaatttatgtaaatagtattaatttaacGCTGTAGTACAGACCACTTTGTTTTGATATGTAATGACAGAACTTGAGCCTACACTTCCAATTGaataattttggttttaatGGAGGCAATTAATCATTGCGAATTGAAATGGTATTTAACGTTTTAATGACAGTGTTGTTTGGTTGTAGAATTATACGTTCAGAatcgtaataatttaaattaagaactataaattgttttctactTAGAAtgactaaaataatattctaagaTCTATATGCTAAATTTTCTCCGAATAATATGTAATGTTATTATGAtacataatttgtttaaaattttacatatttctcTTTTCAGATAATCGGGGTGATATCGGTGTTTTTTATTTGCGTGTCGATAATATCGTTCTGTCTGAAAACGCACCCGGACATGAGAGTGCCTGTGATCAGGAACTATACAGTGACAACCGCGAATCAGTCCCAAAGTTGGGCGTTGGACAAAGTGCAAACAAACGCCCACATAGCGTTTTTTTATATCGAGTGTGTGTGCAACGCGTGGTTCACCCTCGAAATCCTCGTTAGGTTTATATCTTCACCCAATAAGTGCGAGTTTGTCAAATCGTCCGTCAACATCATCGACTACATCGCAACTATGAGCTTTTACATCGATTTAATCCTCCAAAAATACGCGTCTCACGTGGAGAATGCAGATATTCTAGAGTTCTTCTCCATCATACGTATCATGAGATTATTTAAGTTGACCAGACATTCGTCAGGTCTTAAGATCCTTATTCAAACATTCAGAGCATCGGCTAAGGAATTGACGCTCCTAGTATTTTTCTTGGTGCTCGGTATTGTAATATTTGCGAGTCTCGTGTATTACGCAGAGAGGATACAGACAAATCCACACAACGACTTTAACAGCATTCCGCTGGGATTGTGGTGGGCGCTCGTCACCATGACTACTGTAGGGTACGGTGATATGGCCCCGAAAACCTACGTTGGTATGTTCGTCGGTGCACTTTGTGCTCTAGCTGGTGTAAGTATACGAGAAACTGCTCTAACTTAAGCTTgctaaattttattcttatctCTGATACAGAAGCATTACGCAAAATCATTATTTGTTCGCAAAAAAATAACAACCAAGAAATAGCTTATTAAGCGTTATGCACAtatttgtagctatttttttaatgtaatacagagctttaacatctatttttaaactGAAATGTATACACAATTAACGCTATTCGTCaacttattttagtattttatagtttatcaACCAAAATACTTAGTAACACTGCTTGCACAGGTGCTGACGATAGCTCTTCCCGTTCCTGTCATTGTATCAAACTTCGCCATGTATTACTCACACACGCAGGCTCGAGCGAAGTTACCTAAGAAGAGGCGAAGAGTAATAAACGTGGAACCAACGAGACCTCCACTCCGTGAGTTATTTTACTGGCTTGCTTTATTTACTTTGCTTATTTTACTTACTTGCTCTTTACatcattatttaacaaaaaggttataatgaatgaaatataaataattaattaaataatcaaatacaaTTTCGAagctttttttcgtttatattaaaataataccgGTCTTACTTTTTATTTGACTTAATTTTTAGGTTATATAGTAGTGTGAAGTTAACCCTTTTACGTTATACAATTTCTcatctttcaattttttttctctttatgtCTACTACTGAAACCTTTGAATGAAAACCTTTTGACATAACATATCTAaatcttttgaaaaaaatacttactgTAGTTTTCCTTAgctaaaaatagctttattcctttcttaaattaaataaaaaattctattaatttGCAATAGGTGCACCAGGAGTACCAGGCGCCCCAGCGGGACCTCTCGCACCAGGTATGGGACAGCAAGCCGTGAACAGAAGAATGAATGCCATAAAAACAAACCATCCAAAAGATATTATGGGACCTAATATGGGTAAGAATATCGACAAAGAGACCTTGAAGAAAAAATGAGATCATctcaatgaaataaataaaaaagttaaactctattaatatatcatagtagatttatattcattagtaaaaagtaaattaaaaactcatactaaaaacacaattataataattgggTGAGTTGGCAACAATATTGGCAAACATTACATTATCGATTCCATAACAAAACTAAAACTCAACCACTGATCAGTTACAAGTACTAACTTTGTAAACAACTCTGTCCAAAAGATATTTTCAGTAAAATTATGATGTAAATAAAACTGGGAGAATATTTGAAGAaatgtttcttaataaataacgAAACTATTTTACTGGAAACATCAATTTAGATTgtaaatcttaaattatttagttatcaCGCTAATTACTGGATTATTAAATGAAGGGACcttattagatttaaaatagaatagtcgattgaaatatttttgtattgctGAAGATTCCGTcagaaaattttttttaacataatattataatttttcagaTACTTCAATTTTCAATTGGAAAGGTATCCGTAACCCTTTAAACTTTCGATCTATGATGTTGACCAAGCACTTTAATATtactatcatattttttttatattgacgaAAAGCAAAAATGGACAACATTGGTATTATATAACCTTCCAAAACTTTTAATGGTTTTGCAGtccaaattttttttgatacaataaaatgtagtaTTATTCGAAACCAAATAGTTATCtttaactatataatatacaattgggtcattttaaaaatactaataacgTCCTTTcgaatgtataatattgtaGGATACCGCATAATTAATAGCTTATGCAGTGTAATCCTCCACAGATGGTGATCGTAGCGAGCTTGAAGCTATGATCCAAACAACACCAAACAACtgcaaaagaaaaaatttaaatatgcttTAAAAAGCGACACACTGGCTGGCTCCGGGAACGGGCTTACTATGTCGCCTGCACAAACGGAATTAGCTTACGGGAATGTTATCCAATACTAACACACTAATATGATCATTATTCATCACAATTGCACAAACCAAGGCATCTTCAAGCAGCACACGGATCCAACATATGTAGGTCCCATAGCCTCGTCGGTGAGAGAGGAAGGTTGGAATTTCAATTTTGTGTGGGGCCCTCGTTAGTGTAGATGCTTTGCTACTCGTCCCTTAATCGTCGTAGAAACCCCTAGATAGTAGTACCACAATGTTTATCTCATCGTCATTGTCATCAGCCAATTGTTGTATGTCTAAACAAAGTGTTCGACCACTAACTACATTCCTTCAAATGAGGTATTTTGTAGATGTGATCACGTGAAAAAAATTCTTAGcccaattttaattttgattttgtctgAATAGATGAGATACTCTGATAATGTACTTTTGTATAACCGTCCAATACTATTTTCCTTATACCCAAAAACAtcgataaaatgaaatattaatactaactgccTCATAGAATTAAAGAACCCGACACGGAAACGAATtttttctcgtagaatgtttttcattgtaaattattgcCGCGCTTACATGCTCACGAAGGTATCATGCggaacgagtctatcaaagtCGTTCGTCTATTTAAGCaaagttaattataaagtatttaCCGTGCATAAAAATTACACTAACGTAACGTAGcaggtaaatatttatgtagaaATAGTAATTAATGATATGAATGAATATACCTaagtatgtaatgtaaaaaatatataattaaaaaaccatCAGTGCagaccacgtcctagctttactaggtAGTCActggactgtcgatttgtagttcgaataataaatttttaataatcatgatatacctttttaaaatccttgtattgtgcccttcaatttgatacccatattgtagtattcgagaaaaacatttttatttcattaactacaatggcttcgcgcagtcgccatgtttgattttttttttaatgtcacctatttaagaacacttgggcagctaagacgaacctaacgatacctcaattatttaaatccgttcagtggttctgaaAATATgaggtaataaagaatatta from Melitaea cinxia chromosome 15, ilMelCinx1.1, whole genome shotgun sequence includes:
- the LOC123660223 gene encoding potassium voltage-gated channel protein Shaw, producing the protein MNLLNMDAENRVVLNVGGIRHETYKATLKKIPATRLSRLTEALANYDPVLNEYFFDRHPGVFAQVLNYYRTGKLHYPTDVCGPLFEEELEFWGLDANQVEPCCWMTYTQHRDTQETLAVLDRLDLDTEKPSDEEVARKFGFEEDYYNGTVSWWQQLKPQMWSLFDEPYSSNAAKIIGVISVFFICVSIISFCLKTHPDMRVPVIRNYTVTTANQSQSWALDKVQTNAHIAFFYIECVCNAWFTLEILVRFISSPNKCEFVKSSVNIIDYIATMSFYIDLILQKYASHVENADILEFFSIIRIMRLFKLTRHSSGLKILIQTFRASAKELTLLVFFLVLGIVIFASLVYYAERIQTNPHNDFNSIPLGLWWALVTMTTVGYGDMAPKTYVGMFVGALCALAGVLTIALPVPVIVSNFAMYYSHTQARAKLPKKRRRVINVEPTRPPLRAPGVPGAPAGPLAPGMGQQAVNRRMNAIKTNHPKDIMGPNMVASLMPGMDLTVATRLSPSPRDMSPALAIALPMMKSVNLVPAQCFDNMAYHIEKTEENKEDSKSKRDSIESDNTVKANNFNNDYADKIEEKTDARTPLLRGHKIESLDETKLRDNKIEKRKSSAST